From Cololabis saira isolate AMF1-May2022 unplaced genomic scaffold, fColSai1.1 scf112, whole genome shotgun sequence, the proteins below share one genomic window:
- the LOC133438626 gene encoding stonustoxin subunit alpha-like: protein MRHFKLEIRLLVKMFCSGCEWINSFICAGRPEQLKKSTPTIRRHPSFRTVRVEPAGQRWLTPGLRKYSCRLTVDTNTVHNKIKLSDDNRKMMLVGEDQSYPDHPHRFDLCDQLLCREVLTGRCHWEVQWSGRVSVSVSYRRISRKGGSDDCRFGGNDHSWSLDCSPGGRVVEPDAAAAAAGPSRQV, encoded by the exons atgagacattttaagctAGAAATCAGACTACTGGTAAAGATGTTTTGCAGTGGGTGTGAAtggattaattcatttatttgtgcaGGGAGGCCGGAGCAGCTGAAGAAATCCACGCCCACGATTCGCCGTCATCCCTCCTTCAGGACCGTCAG ggtggagcctgctggacaacgatggctgacaccaggtctgaggaagt attcctgtcgactcaccgtcgacacaaacacagtccacaacaagatcaaactgtctgatgacaacaggaagatgatgttggtgggggaggatcagtcgtatcctgatcatccacaCAGGTTTGATCTCTGtgatcagctgctgtgtagagaagttctgacgggtcgctgtcactgggaggtccagtggagcggacgtgtttctgtatcagtgagttacagaagaatcagcaggaaaggagGCTCTGATGACTGTAGGTTTGGAggaaacgatcattcctggagtctggactgttcTCCAGGTGGTCG GGTGGTGGagcctgatgctgctgctgctgctgctggaccaTCCAGACAGGTCTGA
- the LOC133438627 gene encoding stonustoxin subunit alpha-like, giving the protein MRHFKLEIRLLVKMFCSGCEWINSFICAGRPEQLKKSTPTIRRHPSFRTVRVEPAGQRWLTPGLRKYSCRLTVDTNTVHNKIKLSDDNRKMMLVGEDQSYPDHPHRFDLCDQLLCREVLTGRCHWEVQWSGRVSVSVSYRRISRKGGSDDCRFGGNDHSWSLDCSPGGRVVEPDAAAAAGPSRQV; this is encoded by the exons atgagacattttaagctAGAAATCAGACTACTGGTAAAGATGTTTTGCAGTGGGTGTGAAtggattaattcatttatttgtgcaGGGAGGCCGGAGCAGCTGAAGAAATCCACGCCCACGATTCGCCGTCATCCCTCCTTCAGGACCGTCAG ggtggagcctgctggacaacgatggctgacaccaggtctgaggaagt attcctgtcgactcaccgtcgacacaaacacagtccacaacaagatcaaactgtctgatgacaacaggaagatgatgttggtgggggaggatcagtcgtatcctgatcatccacaCAGGTTTGATCTCTGtgatcagctgctgtgtagagaagttctgacgggtcgctgtcactgggaggtccagtggagcggacgtgtttctgtatcagtgagttacagaagaatcagcaggaaaggagGCTCTGATGACTGTAGGTTTGGAggaaacgatcattcctggagtctggactgttcTCCAGGTGGTCG GGTGGTGGagcctgatgctgctgctgctgctggaccaTCCAGACAGGTCTGA